One genomic window of Armatimonadota bacterium includes the following:
- a CDS encoding methyltransferase domain-containing protein: MSVADQAPSERAIKAAVREHYARAAGGGCCGSSPAEPCGPGDGCGSASVYSTADGAPETAIPSLGCGSPVEAAALRPGETVVDLGSGRGLDAFRAAQRVGPSGRVIGVDMTPEMVWAAREDARRLGIGQVEFRLGEIEHLPLPDASADVVISNCVINLVPDKDRAFAEAFRVLRPGGRLVVSDMVRRGQRIGPADPARWAACLDGAEPETAYLERITRAGFATVEVLARSGGELYSLTVRAVKVAQTRHAGDRPPRVGGG, encoded by the coding sequence ATGAGCGTGGCGGATCAGGCACCGTCGGAGCGCGCCATCAAAGCGGCCGTGCGCGAACACTACGCGCGGGCCGCGGGAGGCGGCTGTTGCGGCTCCAGCCCCGCTGAGCCCTGCGGCCCGGGCGACGGCTGCGGCTCGGCGTCTGTGTACTCCACGGCCGACGGAGCCCCGGAGACGGCCATCCCCTCGCTCGGATGCGGCTCCCCGGTGGAGGCGGCGGCGCTGCGCCCCGGTGAGACGGTGGTGGACCTGGGCTCCGGGCGCGGGCTGGACGCCTTCCGTGCCGCGCAGCGGGTGGGCCCGAGCGGGCGGGTCATCGGTGTGGACATGACCCCCGAGATGGTGTGGGCGGCCCGGGAGGACGCCCGCCGGCTGGGGATCGGGCAGGTCGAGTTCCGGCTGGGGGAGATCGAGCACCTGCCGCTGCCGGACGCCTCCGCCGACGTCGTCATCAGCAACTGTGTGATCAACCTGGTCCCCGACAAGGACCGCGCCTTCGCCGAGGCCTTCCGCGTCCTGCGGCCGGGGGGGCGGCTGGTGGTGTCGGACATGGTGCGGCGCGGCCAGCGCATCGGCCCCGCGGATCCCGCCCGGTGGGCGGCGTGCCTCGACGGTGCGGAGCCGGAGACCGCCTATCTGGAGCGGATCACCCGGGCCGGCTTCGCCACGGTGGAGGTCCTCGCGCGCAGCGGTGGGGAGCTCTACAGTCTTACGGTGCGTGCCGTCAAGGTGGCGCAAACACGACACGCCGGCGACAGGCCACCACGGGTCGGGGGAGGCTGA